One region of Streptomyces davaonensis JCM 4913 genomic DNA includes:
- a CDS encoding sensor histidine kinase, translated as MQGRFKRDGSASAEPELHGGTGPNAGSPSPQHAQNPGSAASADGAPGGSGPASPTAPAVKPPKGPTNPGPRIALRNWRISTRLVSLLALPVVAATSLGALRISDSMDDMQQLDNMKLLTDMTKQATELAAALQEERDQSAGPLAHGEKATGYTVKGYTDKTDRLRENFIESAEEVDTSDGNLQGVHDTLVGVVRDLRTLSSIRRDAYQAEDNSTQTVEAYHRLIEHLLDLSQDMAEATSNPDMIQRTRALAAFSSAKEYASIQRAVLAAALPVNTKATGDLSDNDRLYAQSALASQTSELASFKAIYGGEGAAELLKPVEEGNSTIQATDTYGDRAITSGLATVDRRSYKDWVDDSSIKIEQMGNIERTLLEQMEQKARELRNDSERDAIISGVLILLVLGVSLVGAFVVARSMIRSLRRLEETATKVASDRLPELVKQLSESDPQDVDTSVESVGVHSRDEIGRVAAAFDDVHREAVRLAAEQALLRGNVNAMFTNLSRRSQGLIQRQLSLISELESREADPDQLSSLFKLDHLATRMRRNGENLLVLAGEEPGRRWTRPVPLVDVLRAAASEVEQYERIELASVPTTEVAGRVVNDLVHLLAELLENATSFSSPQTKVKVTGHALPDGRVLIEIHDTGIGLSPEDLAAINERLASPPTVDVSVSRRMGLFVVGRLSQRHGIRIQLRPSDSGGTTALVMLPVDVAQGGKKPAPGKPGQGSSGGPAAAQAAAGAAAARRQSGAVGAGSPSAGALGGGASGGLLGAGQGPRAALPGRDSAGRPGGPRGPQAPAGPPQGRQAPQSPVGFGQQAPGATQGLQAAGSGAPDAFGGRPTASASQGQDAFGGGRPTPPAPQQSASNKAEQGGGGRRNRRPQLPGTRRGPRAELPGAGAGQPRTPSWSDENAQPPVPRASLDTPRGHDEQDPAQTSRMPRIDDRQGPATTAEMPAVPRGDGRQAPSYDSPQNTGQYQRPNVPQGQQTGEYARPDLYGPAGNQSTGQFPAPQGYNNGSAQGYDGSSTGQHSLPGQQNPSTTGQFQRPQAGGPADYSPPRPPAPPRPQARPTRPEPEALPPAAGPGDGRTPLYDTLETNWFHGQQQAQQGHGQQPNGSAPAPAQAPQSQAPHTPPAPQRPAATGTWRSSPNDDLVRQAERVRQPAAGGVTTSGLPKRVPRANLVPGTAQQQQHQAGPQVSRAPDDVRGRLTNLRRGIAQGRQAGNGQTGSFPSPTHQQER; from the coding sequence GTGCAGGGACGATTCAAGAGGGATGGCAGTGCTTCGGCGGAGCCGGAGCTGCACGGCGGGACTGGCCCCAATGCCGGCAGTCCCTCGCCCCAGCACGCCCAGAACCCGGGCTCGGCCGCGTCCGCTGACGGCGCTCCGGGTGGCTCGGGTCCGGCGAGCCCCACGGCCCCGGCGGTCAAGCCGCCGAAGGGTCCCACCAACCCGGGTCCGCGAATAGCCCTGCGCAACTGGCGTATCTCCACGCGCCTGGTGTCGCTGCTCGCTCTTCCGGTCGTCGCGGCCACGTCGCTGGGCGCTCTGCGTATCAGCGACTCCATGGACGACATGCAGCAGCTCGACAACATGAAGCTGCTGACGGACATGACCAAGCAGGCCACCGAGCTGGCCGCCGCGCTCCAGGAGGAGCGCGACCAGTCCGCGGGTCCGCTGGCGCACGGCGAGAAGGCCACCGGCTACACGGTCAAGGGCTACACCGACAAGACCGACCGGCTGCGCGAGAACTTCATCGAGTCCGCCGAAGAGGTCGACACCTCCGACGGCAACCTCCAGGGCGTCCACGACACCCTCGTCGGTGTCGTCCGTGACCTGCGCACGCTCAGCAGCATCCGCCGCGACGCCTACCAGGCCGAGGACAACTCCACGCAGACGGTCGAGGCCTACCACCGGCTGATCGAGCACCTGCTGGACCTCTCCCAGGACATGGCCGAGGCGACCAGCAACCCCGACATGATCCAGCGCACCCGTGCGCTGGCGGCCTTCTCCTCCGCCAAGGAGTACGCCTCCATCCAGCGCGCGGTGCTCGCCGCGGCCCTGCCGGTGAACACCAAGGCCACCGGCGACCTCTCGGACAACGACCGGCTCTACGCCCAGTCGGCGCTGGCCAGCCAGACCTCCGAACTCGCCAGCTTCAAGGCGATCTACGGCGGTGAGGGCGCCGCCGAGCTGCTCAAGCCGGTCGAGGAGGGCAACTCCACGATCCAGGCCACCGACACCTACGGCGACCGCGCCATCACCAGTGGTCTGGCCACGGTGGACCGGCGCTCGTACAAGGACTGGGTGGACGACAGCTCGATCAAGATCGAGCAGATGGGCAACATCGAGCGCACGCTCCTGGAGCAGATGGAGCAGAAGGCCCGCGAGCTGCGCAACGACTCCGAGCGCGACGCGATCATCTCCGGTGTGCTGATCCTGCTCGTGCTCGGTGTGTCCCTGGTCGGCGCCTTCGTCGTGGCCCGCTCCATGATCCGCTCGCTGCGCAGGCTCGAGGAGACCGCCACCAAGGTCGCCTCGGACCGACTGCCCGAGCTGGTCAAGCAGCTGTCCGAGTCCGACCCGCAGGACGTCGACACGTCCGTGGAGTCGGTCGGTGTGCACTCCCGGGACGAGATCGGCCGAGTGGCCGCGGCCTTCGACGACGTGCACCGCGAGGCGGTCCGCCTCGCCGCCGAGCAGGCCCTTCTGCGGGGCAACGTCAACGCGATGTTCACCAACCTCTCGCGCCGCTCCCAGGGTCTTATCCAGCGTCAGCTGTCGCTGATCTCCGAACTGGAGTCCCGCGAGGCCGACCCGGACCAGCTGTCCTCGCTGTTCAAGCTCGACCACCTCGCGACCCGCATGCGCCGTAACGGTGAGAACCTCCTCGTTCTCGCCGGTGAAGAGCCCGGCCGCCGCTGGACCCGCCCGGTCCCGCTGGTCGACGTGCTCCGCGCCGCCGCGTCCGAGGTGGAGCAGTACGAGCGCATCGAGCTGGCCTCGGTGCCGACCACCGAAGTGGCCGGCCGTGTGGTCAACGACCTCGTGCACCTGCTCGCCGAGCTGCTGGAGAACGCGACCTCGTTCTCCTCCCCGCAGACCAAGGTCAAGGTCACCGGTCACGCGCTGCCCGACGGCCGGGTGCTGATCGAGATCCACGACACCGGTATCGGCCTCTCCCCCGAGGACCTCGCGGCGATCAACGAGCGGCTCGCCTCGCCGCCCACCGTGGACGTCTCCGTCTCCCGCCGCATGGGCCTCTTCGTGGTCGGTCGTCTGTCGCAGCGGCACGGCATCCGCATCCAGCTGCGTCCGTCCGACTCCGGTGGTACGACCGCGCTGGTCATGCTCCCCGTCGATGTCGCCCAGGGCGGCAAGAAGCCCGCTCCGGGCAAGCCCGGCCAGGGTTCCTCCGGCGGTCCCGCCGCCGCGCAGGCCGCCGCCGGTGCCGCCGCCGCGCGTCGGCAGAGCGGTGCCGTCGGTGCCGGATCGCCCAGCGCGGGTGCCCTCGGTGGCGGTGCCTCCGGTGGTCTGCTCGGTGCCGGTCAGGGACCGCGCGCCGCGCTGCCCGGCCGTGATTCGGCCGGCCGTCCCGGCGGCCCGCGTGGACCGCAGGCTCCGGCCGGACCTCCGCAGGGCCGTCAGGCTCCGCAGTCCCCCGTCGGCTTCGGGCAGCAGGCGCCCGGCGCCACGCAGGGCCTCCAGGCCGCGGGCTCCGGTGCCCCGGACGCCTTCGGTGGGCGTCCCACGGCATCGGCGTCCCAGGGTCAGGACGCCTTCGGTGGCGGCCGTCCCACGCCGCCCGCCCCGCAGCAGTCCGCGAGCAACAAGGCCGAGCAGGGCGGCGGTGGCCGTCGTAACCGTCGGCCGCAGCTGCCGGGCACCCGCCGCGGCCCCCGGGCCGAACTGCCGGGCGCCGGTGCCGGTCAGCCGCGCACGCCGAGCTGGAGCGACGAGAACGCCCAGCCGCCGGTGCCGCGCGCCTCGCTGGACACCCCGCGCGGCCATGACGAGCAGGACCCGGCGCAGACCTCGCGGATGCCGCGGATCGACGACCGGCAGGGCCCGGCCACGACGGCCGAGATGCCCGCGGTCCCGCGCGGCGACGGCCGCCAGGCCCCGTCGTACGACTCCCCGCAGAACACCGGCCAGTACCAGCGGCCGAACGTTCCGCAGGGTCAGCAGACGGGCGAGTACGCCCGCCCGGACCTCTACGGCCCGGCGGGCAACCAGTCCACGGGGCAGTTCCCGGCTCCGCAGGGCTACAACAACGGCTCGGCACAGGGCTACGACGGCAGCTCGACCGGACAGCACTCCCTGCCGGGACAGCAGAACCCGTCCACCACGGGCCAGTTCCAGCGGCCCCAGGCGGGCGGTCCGGCCGACTACAGCCCCCCGCGTCCGCCGGCCCCGCCGCGTCCGCAGGCACGCCCGACCCGTCCCGAGCCCGAGGCGCTGCCGCCGGCGGCCGGTCCCGGTGACGGACGGACGCCGCTGTACGACACCCTGGAGACCAACTGGTTCCACGGCCAGCAGCAGGCACAGCAGGGCCATGGGCAGCAGCCCAACGGCTCGGCGCCCGCTCCGGCCCAGGCACCGCAGTCCCAGGCCCCCCACACTCCTCCCGCTCCGCAGCGCCCGGCCGCCACCGGCACCTGGCGCAGCTCGCCGAACGACGACCTCGTCCGGCAGGCAGAGCGGGTCCGCCAGCCGGCCGCGGGCGGGGTCACCACCTCCGGCCTGCCCAAGCGGGTGCCCAGGGCGAACCTCGTCCCGGGCACGGCTCAGCAGCAACAGCACCAAGCCGGTCCGCAGGTCTCGCGTGCGCCTGATGACGTACGTGGACGGCTGACCAATCTCCGTCGGGGTATCGCGCAGGGTCGTCAGGCCGGCAACGGTCAGACCGGCAGCTTCCCGAGCCCCACTCACCAGCAGGAGCGTTAG
- a CDS encoding roadblock/LC7 domain-containing protein → MSQAAQNLNWLITNFVDNTPGVSHTVVVSADGLLLALSEGFPRDRADQLAAVASGLTSLTAGASRIFEGGNVAQTVVEMERGFLFLMSVSDGSSLAVLAHPECDIGLVGYEMALLVDRAGAVLTPDLRAELQGSLLH, encoded by the coding sequence ATGAGCCAGGCGGCACAGAACCTCAACTGGTTGATCACCAACTTCGTGGACAACACCCCCGGGGTGTCCCACACCGTCGTCGTGTCCGCCGACGGACTTCTGCTGGCGCTCTCGGAGGGATTCCCGCGCGACCGTGCCGACCAGCTGGCGGCCGTCGCGTCCGGACTGACCTCGCTGACCGCCGGTGCCTCCCGGATCTTCGAGGGCGGCAACGTGGCACAGACGGTCGTGGAGATGGAGCGAGGATTCCTTTTCCTCATGTCCGTCTCCGACGGCTCTTCCCTGGCCGTGCTCGCGCACCCCGAGTGCGACATCGGCCTCGTCGGCTACGAAATGGCGCTGCTGGTGGACCGGGCGGGTGCGGTGCTCACGCCCGATCTCCGTGCCGAGCTGCAAGGCAGTCTGCTCCACTGA
- a CDS encoding DUF742 domain-containing protein, with the protein MTPPNASHDPYAEPYEDEGDQPLVRPYAMTGGRTRPRYQLAIEALISTTADPAALMGLLPEHQRICHLCREVKSVAEVSALLSMPLGVARILVADLAEAGLVAIHQPGGDENNGGAPDVTLLERVLSGLRKL; encoded by the coding sequence ATGACCCCGCCCAACGCCTCTCATGATCCGTACGCGGAGCCGTACGAGGATGAGGGCGACCAGCCGCTGGTACGTCCCTATGCGATGACCGGCGGCCGGACCCGGCCGCGCTACCAGCTGGCCATCGAGGCCCTGATCAGCACCACGGCCGACCCGGCAGCGCTCATGGGGCTGCTCCCGGAGCACCAGCGCATCTGCCATCTGTGCCGTGAGGTCAAGTCGGTCGCCGAGGTCTCGGCGCTGCTGTCGATGCCTCTCGGTGTGGCCCGGATCCTCGTCGCCGACTTGGCGGAGGCCGGGCTTGTCGCCATTCACCAGCCGGGCGGCGACGAGAACAACGGCGGCGCTCCGGATGTGACGCTGCTCGAAAGGGTGCTCAGTGGACTTCGCAAGCTCTGA
- a CDS encoding GTP-binding protein has translation MDFASSDGGRATTSAKIVVAGGFGVGKTTFVGAVSEINPLRTEAVMTSASAGIDDLTHTGDKTTTTVAMDFGRITLDQDLILYLFGTPGQDRFWFMWDDLVRGAIGAVVLVDTRRLADCFPAVDYFENSGLPFVVALNGFDGHQPYAPEEVREALQIGPDTPIITTDARHRSDAKSALITLVEHALMARLR, from the coding sequence GTGGACTTCGCAAGCTCTGACGGAGGCCGGGCGACCACCTCCGCGAAGATCGTGGTGGCGGGCGGCTTCGGCGTCGGCAAGACGACGTTCGTCGGCGCCGTCTCCGAGATCAACCCGCTGCGCACGGAGGCTGTCATGACGTCCGCGAGCGCGGGCATCGACGACCTCACCCACACCGGGGACAAGACGACCACCACGGTCGCCATGGACTTCGGACGTATCACCCTGGACCAGGACCTGATCCTGTACCTCTTCGGTACGCCCGGCCAGGACCGCTTCTGGTTCATGTGGGACGACCTGGTGCGCGGCGCGATCGGCGCGGTCGTGCTGGTCGACACCCGGCGCCTGGCCGACTGCTTCCCGGCGGTCGACTACTTCGAGAACAGCGGCCTGCCGTTCGTCGTGGCCCTCAACGGCTTCGACGGGCACCAGCCGTACGCGCCCGAGGAGGTGCGCGAGGCCCTTCAGATCGGCCCCGACACCCCCATCATCACGACGGACGCCCGGCACCGCTCCGATGCCAAGAGTGCGTTGATCACGCTGGTCGAGCACGCGCTGATGGCACGACTGAGGTAG
- a CDS encoding sensor histidine kinase: MRRSKNGPEPSARGNFTPPPRGAAPAPVPGPEPTAAPAPSGGRLSPRNWRVPTRLNAILLIPVLVGLVMGGFQVKSSIDTWQEAEDAENTARLVRASLNYADALYNERDVTAAPLLKGSAQTAKDKATVTATRKATDDAADLFDEATQSMPEKAGLERRLSLFRKVEPQLQTLRERAYTTKLTGVETEEGYVSVAHPLTEFANELGLGTGNITSYGRTVYAMELTKAALSLQRSIGMHLLVQPGPGTGSFTSQKVALSSYAYLEGIAVQEYIGGGTEADAQKLKDAEADIRTKGAALAKQAKAENPDYVSPPEKTTDMVRAVAGLKTTDPTERLGLAQKGVTAENWWAVNTLKYDAYRQIESDMADAAVNEAATIADDAKRDAFIVGAAVVVALLAAFILAGMVARQMSRSMRQLRNAAFGIAEQRLPMLVDQLSRTDPGRVDTRVAPIPITTTDEIGEVARAFDQVHREAVRLAAEQALLRGNINAIFTNLSRRNQSLIEGQLTLITDLENNEADPDQLENLFRLDHLATRMRRNGENLLVLAGEEPGRRWDQPVPLVDVLRAASSEVEQYERIELSGVPEAEIHGRAVTDLVHLLAELLENATTFSSPQTKVRVTATRLPDGRVMVEIHDKGIGLTAEDFADINHKLANPPTVDAAISQRMGLFVVGRLSDRHGIRVQLRPSGEQAGTTSLVMLPDAITHGGGGETAPMQDEFTVSQIIPEQHFQGEDFSNRQPMRTAAELGFDDSRYEVPDDIRDLDPVGRSLMREERRAALEAQTTGQPPALEGPEEGAYDEYAGQRGYDNNGAGFPEQQGAYDQQTSYEEPQQPAYEEQYYAPNGGLPQNDAFSSNGGYPEPGYAEPVQGAPAAAHAPAPESFPAFEEQRYQDDWPQQDDVRGSYADHYAPETESPQAADTNERDRVGFERPGSAASAPHTLTDAGLPRRGSAAGGTNGARPAKPETPAPADNSGDSGWRSANDDRWQQASALRKPKAGGVTSSGLPRRVPKANLVEGAAEATPQGGPQVSRAPEDVRGRLSNLRRGVQRGRSAGSETNGQGFNPDSTYNQER, translated from the coding sequence GTGAGGCGAAGCAAGAACGGTCCCGAGCCGTCGGCCCGGGGCAACTTCACCCCGCCGCCGCGCGGAGCGGCGCCCGCCCCTGTGCCCGGTCCCGAGCCGACGGCCGCGCCTGCTCCGAGCGGCGGCCGTCTCTCCCCGCGCAACTGGCGCGTGCCGACGCGGCTGAACGCGATTCTGCTCATACCCGTGCTGGTCGGCCTGGTCATGGGCGGCTTCCAGGTGAAGAGCTCGATCGACACCTGGCAGGAGGCCGAGGACGCGGAGAACACCGCGCGTCTGGTGCGGGCCTCCCTGAACTACGCGGACGCGCTCTACAACGAGCGTGACGTCACCGCCGCGCCGCTGCTGAAGGGCTCCGCCCAGACGGCGAAGGACAAGGCGACCGTCACCGCGACCCGCAAGGCGACGGACGACGCGGCCGACCTCTTCGACGAGGCGACGCAGAGCATGCCGGAGAAGGCGGGCCTCGAGCGCCGTCTGTCACTGTTCCGCAAGGTCGAGCCGCAGCTCCAGACCCTGCGTGAGCGCGCGTACACCACCAAGCTCACCGGTGTGGAGACCGAGGAGGGCTACGTCAGCGTCGCCCACCCGCTGACCGAGTTCGCCAACGAGCTCGGCCTCGGCACCGGAAACATCACCTCGTACGGCCGTACGGTCTACGCGATGGAGCTGACCAAGGCGGCCCTGTCGCTCCAGCGCTCCATCGGTATGCACCTGCTGGTCCAGCCGGGCCCCGGCACCGGCAGCTTCACCAGCCAGAAGGTCGCCCTGTCCTCGTACGCCTACCTGGAGGGCATCGCCGTCCAGGAGTACATCGGTGGTGGCACCGAGGCGGACGCGCAGAAACTCAAGGACGCCGAGGCCGACATCCGCACCAAGGGCGCGGCGCTGGCCAAGCAGGCCAAGGCCGAGAACCCGGACTACGTGTCGCCGCCGGAGAAGACCACCGACATGGTCCGGGCGGTCGCGGGTCTGAAGACCACCGACCCCACCGAGCGTCTTGGGCTGGCCCAGAAGGGCGTCACCGCCGAGAACTGGTGGGCGGTCAACACCCTCAAGTACGACGCCTACCGGCAGATCGAGTCGGACATGGCCGACGCCGCGGTGAACGAGGCCGCGACGATCGCCGACGACGCCAAGCGTGACGCCTTCATCGTGGGTGCCGCCGTCGTGGTCGCCCTGCTCGCCGCGTTCATCCTGGCCGGCATGGTCGCCCGCCAGATGTCCCGCTCGATGCGCCAGCTGCGCAACGCCGCCTTCGGCATCGCCGAGCAGCGGCTGCCGATGCTGGTCGACCAGCTCTCGCGCACCGACCCCGGCCGGGTCGACACCCGGGTGGCGCCGATCCCGATCACCACCACCGACGAGATCGGCGAGGTCGCCCGCGCCTTCGACCAGGTCCACCGCGAGGCCGTCCGGCTCGCCGCCGAGCAGGCCCTCCTGCGGGGCAACATCAACGCGATCTTCACCAACCTGTCGCGCCGCAACCAGTCGCTGATCGAGGGCCAGCTGACCCTGATCACCGACCTGGAGAACAACGAGGCCGACCCGGACCAGCTGGAGAACCTCTTCCGCCTGGACCACCTCGCGACCCGTATGCGCCGCAACGGCGAGAACCTCCTGGTCCTCGCCGGCGAGGAGCCCGGCCGCCGCTGGGACCAGCCGGTCCCGCTGGTCGACGTGCTGCGCGCCGCCTCCTCCGAGGTGGAGCAGTACGAGCGCATCGAGCTCTCCGGCGTCCCGGAGGCCGAGATCCACGGCCGCGCCGTGACCGACCTCGTGCACCTGCTGGCCGAGCTGCTGGAGAACGCCACCACGTTCTCCTCCCCGCAGACCAAGGTCCGCGTCACCGCGACCCGTCTCCCGGACGGCCGCGTCATGGTCGAGATCCACGACAAGGGCATCGGCCTGACCGCCGAGGACTTCGCGGACATCAACCACAAGCTGGCCAACCCGCCGACCGTGGACGCCGCGATCTCCCAGCGCATGGGTCTGTTCGTGGTCGGCCGGCTGTCCGACCGGCACGGCATCCGGGTCCAGCTGCGCCCCTCGGGCGAGCAGGCCGGTACCACCTCGCTGGTCATGCTCCCCGACGCGATCACCCACGGTGGTGGTGGCGAGACGGCGCCGATGCAGGACGAGTTCACGGTCTCGCAGATCATCCCGGAGCAGCACTTCCAGGGTGAGGACTTCAGCAACCGCCAGCCGATGCGCACGGCGGCCGAGCTGGGCTTCGACGACAGCCGCTACGAGGTCCCGGACGACATCCGCGATCTGGACCCGGTCGGCCGCTCCCTGATGCGCGAGGAGCGCCGGGCGGCCCTGGAGGCCCAGACGACCGGCCAGCCGCCCGCTCTCGAGGGCCCCGAGGAGGGCGCGTACGACGAGTACGCCGGGCAGCGCGGCTACGACAACAACGGTGCGGGCTTCCCCGAGCAGCAGGGGGCGTACGACCAGCAGACGTCGTACGAGGAGCCCCAGCAGCCGGCGTACGAGGAGCAGTACTACGCGCCGAACGGCGGCCTGCCGCAGAACGACGCCTTCTCGTCGAACGGCGGCTACCCCGAGCCGGGCTATGCGGAGCCGGTCCAGGGGGCGCCCGCGGCCGCGCACGCCCCCGCCCCGGAGTCCTTCCCGGCCTTCGAAGAGCAGCGCTACCAGGACGACTGGCCGCAGCAGGACGACGTCCGCGGCAGCTACGCCGACCATTACGCTCCGGAAACGGAATCTCCGCAGGCCGCTGACACAAATGAGCGCGACCGCGTAGGCTTCGAGCGTCCTGGATCGGCTGCCTCCGCCCCCCACACGCTGACCGACGCCGGGCTGCCCCGCCGCGGATCCGCTGCGGGCGGCACGAACGGCGCCCGGCCCGCGAAGCCGGAGACGCCGGCCCCCGCGGACAACTCCGGCGACTCCGGCTGGCGTTCGGCGAACGACGACCGCTGGCAGCAGGCGTCGGCGCTCCGTAAGCCCAAGGCGGGCGGAGTCACCTCCTCCGGTCTGCCCCGGCGGGTGCCCAAGGCCAACCTGGTCGAGGGAGCCGCCGAAGCCACCCCCCAGGGCGGCCCACAGGTCTCCCGCGCTCCCGAGGACGTCCGGGGCAGGCTGAGCAACCTGCGCCGCGGTGTCCAGCGGGGTCGCAGTGCGGGAAGTGAAACGAACGGTCAGGGCTTCAATCCTGACAGCACCTACAACCAGGAGCGTTAG
- a CDS encoding roadblock/LC7 domain-containing protein, whose product MSQAAQNLNWLITNFVDNTPGVSHTVVVSADGLLLAMSEGFPRDRADQLAAVASGLTSLTAGASRIFEGGSVNQTVVEMERGFLFIMSISDGSSLAVLAHPEADIGLIGYEMALLVDRAGTVLTPDLRAELQGSLLN is encoded by the coding sequence ATGAGCCAGGCGGCACAGAACCTGAACTGGTTGATCACCAACTTCGTGGACAACACCCCCGGGGTGTCGCACACGGTGGTGGTCTCCGCCGACGGACTCCTTCTGGCGATGTCCGAAGGCTTTCCGCGCGACCGCGCCGACCAGCTTGCGGCCGTCGCCTCCGGTCTGACCTCGCTGACCGCCGGTGCCTCGCGCATCTTCGAAGGCGGCAGCGTGAACCAGACGGTTGTGGAGATGGAGAGGGGATTCCTCTTCATCATGTCCATCTCCGACGGTTCTTCGCTCGCGGTTCTCGCCCACCCGGAGGCGGACATCGGCCTCATTGGGTACGAGATGGCCCTTCTGGTCGACCGTGCAGGTACGGTCCTTACCCCGGATCTGCGTGCGGAGCTCCAAGGGAGCCTTCTCAACTAA
- a CDS encoding DUF742 domain-containing protein → MATPPDGSSSGNWSYGPAQGQNDGSQNRYNFPSAPSQQRHQQPYAPQGPQGPGPYDQPQTPRIQPVQPQRRAPEPTPAGASNNPLVRPYAMTGGRTRPRYQLAIEALVHTTAQPHQMQGQLPEHQRICNLCREIKSVAEISALLTIPLGVARILVADLAEAGLVAIHQPGGDENAGGQPDVTLLERVLSGLRKL, encoded by the coding sequence GTGGCAACACCCCCAGACGGTTCGTCATCGGGCAATTGGTCGTACGGCCCTGCCCAGGGCCAGAACGACGGTTCCCAGAACCGGTACAACTTCCCCTCCGCGCCGAGCCAGCAGCGGCATCAGCAGCCGTACGCGCCGCAGGGCCCGCAGGGTCCCGGACCGTACGACCAGCCGCAGACGCCGCGCATCCAGCCGGTGCAGCCGCAGCGCCGCGCCCCTGAGCCGACGCCCGCCGGGGCGTCGAACAACCCCCTGGTGCGCCCGTACGCCATGACGGGCGGCCGCACCAGGCCGCGCTACCAGCTCGCCATCGAGGCGCTGGTGCACACCACCGCGCAGCCGCACCAGATGCAGGGCCAGCTGCCCGAGCATCAGCGGATCTGCAACCTCTGCCGGGAGATCAAGTCGGTGGCCGAGATCTCGGCCCTGCTCACGATCCCTCTCGGCGTGGCCAGGATCCTCGTCGCCGACTTGGCGGAGGCGGGCCTGGTCGCCATCCATCAGCCCGGCGGCGACGAGAACGCCGGCGGCCAGCCAGACGTGACACTGCTCGAAAGGGTGCTCAGTGGACTTCGCAAGCTCTAG
- a CDS encoding GTP-binding protein, translating into MDFASSSGGPSRSTTSAKIVVAGGFGVGKTTFVGAVSEINPLRTEAVMTSASAGIDDLTHTGDKTTTTVAMDFGRITLDQDLILYLFGTPGQDRFWFMWDDLVRGAIGAVVLVDTRRLADCFPAVDYFENSGLPFVIALNGFDGNQPYNPDEVREALQIGPDTPIITTDARHRADAKSALITLVEHALMARLR; encoded by the coding sequence GTGGACTTCGCAAGCTCTAGCGGCGGTCCTTCCCGCTCCACCACCTCCGCGAAGATCGTGGTGGCGGGCGGCTTCGGCGTGGGCAAGACCACGTTCGTCGGCGCCGTCTCGGAGATCAACCCGCTGCGCACAGAGGCCGTGATGACGTCTGCTTCGGCGGGCATCGACGACCTCACCCACACCGGAGACAAGACGACCACCACGGTCGCCATGGACTTCGGACGTATCACCCTGGACCAGGACCTGATCCTGTACCTCTTCGGTACGCCCGGCCAGGACCGCTTCTGGTTCATGTGGGACGACCTGGTGCGCGGCGCGATCGGCGCGGTGGTCCTGGTCGACACCCGGCGCCTGGCCGACTGCTTCCCGGCGGTCGACTACTTCGAGAACAGCGGTCTCCCCTTCGTGATCGCGCTGAACGGGTTCGACGGAAATCAGCCGTACAACCCGGACGAGGTCCGCGAGGCCCTTCAGATCGGTCCCGACACCCCGATCATCACGACGGACGCCCGGCACCGCGCCGACGCGAAGTCCGCGCTGATCACGCTGGTCGAGCACGCGCTGATGGCTCGCTTGCGGTAG
- a CDS encoding acyl-CoA carboxylase subunit epsilon, protein MNLPDIRVEKGHAEPEEVAAITAILLARAAAQPTPPAHRGRPKAGWRRLEREPGFRAPHSWH, encoded by the coding sequence ATGAACCTCCCTGACATTCGCGTTGAGAAGGGCCACGCCGAGCCCGAGGAAGTCGCCGCCATCACGGCCATCCTGCTGGCCCGTGCGGCCGCCCAGCCGACGCCTCCGGCCCACCGGGGCCGCCCGAAGGCCGGCTGGCGCCGCCTGGAGCGCGAGCCCGGCTTCCGGGCACCGCACAGCTGGCACTGA